A single window of Sphaerodactylus townsendi isolate TG3544 linkage group LG05, MPM_Stown_v2.3, whole genome shotgun sequence DNA harbors:
- the LOC125433553 gene encoding tripartite motif-containing protein 54-like isoform X2, producing the protein MSSHMEYSSCPMDYPTMDSLERQLICPICLEMFTKPVVILPCQHNLCRKCANDIFQSRGTTLGSAGRFRCPSCRHEVVLDRHGIYGLQRNLLVENIIDIYKQASARGPDRPLLKTEHPTCEEHEDEKINIYCVTCGVPTCSLCKVFGEHKECEVAPLSDIYMKQKAALTDGIGALVAANDRIQAYVNTLQGTCKNIEDNCKTQKQALCEKFDRMCVILEERRKIMLQRITYEQEEKTQHLKSRSKACSDHIESSSKLVDTSLQSMEEPQMAVFVQNANVLIRKISEMSRSCKLDPLESGYDNMEHYTVDFNAEERVLYQLDFIKEEEPEPTSEEDGACGETEDPPTDSGAGPGERREDLEDFLAFGKEEQPPGVNLMPSEDLSSSAGGAEEKMVPLSAPSGAEGQVDRESTSWNSQQGPAPDPVADGGTTEEIIEPLLSSWFNPTLWLRD; encoded by the exons ATGTCGAGCCATATGGAATACAGTTCGTGCCCGATGGACTATCCCACCATGGACAGCCTGGAGAGGCAGCTCATCTGCCCCATTTGCTTAGAGATGTTCACCAAGCCCGTGGTCATCCTGCCGTGCCAACATAACCTGTGCAGGAAATGCGCCAACGACATCTTTCAG TCTCGGGGGACAACCTTGGGGTCTGCAGGGAGGTTTCGCTGCCCGTCCTGCCGCCACGAAGTGGTCCTGGACCGGCACGGCATCTACGGGCTGCAACGGAATCTCCTGGTTGAGAACATCATAGACATCTACAAGCAGGCATCCGCGAGGGGGCCCGACAG GCCTCTGTTAAAAACGGAGCATCCGACCTGCGAAGAACACGAGGACGAGAAAATCAACATCTACTGCGTGACGTGCGGGGTGCCCACCTGTTCCCTCTGCAAGGTTTTTGGGGAGCACAAGGAATGTGAGGTGGCCCCTCTCTCAGATATCTACATGAAACAGAAG GCCGCGCTGACCGATGGGATCGGGGCTCTCGTGGCTGCCAATGACAGGATCCAAGCCTACGTCAACACTTTGCAAGGCACGTGCAAAAACATTGAG GACAATTGCAAAACTCAGAAGCAGGCCCTGTGCGAGAAGTTTGACCGGATGTGCGTCATTTTGGAAGAGAGGCGGAAGATCATGTTGCAGAGGATCACGTACGAGCAGGAGGAGAAAACTCAGCATCTGAAATCCCGCTCCAAAGCCTGCAGCGACCACATCGAATCGTCCTCCAAGCTGGTGGACACGTCTCTGCAATCGATGGAGGAGCCCCAGATGGCTGTTTTTGTGCAG AACGCCAATGTCCTCATCCGCAA GATTTCAGAAATGTCCCGGAGCTGCAAGCTCGACCCTTTGGAATCAGGTTATGACAACATGGAGCACTACACGGTCGATTTCAACGCAGAGGAACGCGTCCTGTACCAGCTGGATTTCATCAAAG AAGAGGAGCCTGAACCGACAAGCGAGGAAGACGGAGCCTGCGGGGAGACGGAAGACCCCCCAACAGACTCCGGGGCAGGGCCTGGCGAGAGAAGAGAAGACCTGGAAGACTTCTTGGCCTTTGGCAAGGAGGAGCAGCCCCCAGGAGTGAATCTTATGCCGAGCGAGGACCTGAGCAGTTCTGCTGGTGGAGCAGAAGAAAAGATGGTGCCCCTGTCAGCTCCGTCCGGGGCCGAAGGCCAGGTGGACAGAGAAAGCACCTCATGGAACTCTCAGCAG